The Psychrilyobacter atlanticus DSM 19335 genome contains a region encoding:
- the fabG gene encoding 3-oxoacyl-ACP reductase FabG gives MRLEGKVCVVTGGANGIGAEMSKLFAKNGAKVIAADMGDLTYAAENVEGYKLNVTDPKGCETLFNFVLEKYGKIDVLVNNAGITRDALTHKITDDMWNMVIDVNLKGVFNLTKFVGPHMMTTGSGSIINISSVVGEFGNVGQANYAATKAGVIGLTKTWAKEFARKGAAVRVNAIAPGYVMTDILKTVPQDLLDKFAKKTMLGRLGQPEEVAKVALFLASDDASYVTGHTLSTNGGMRL, from the coding sequence ATGAGATTAGAAGGAAAAGTGTGTGTAGTAACTGGTGGAGCTAATGGAATAGGTGCTGAAATGTCTAAATTATTTGCTAAAAATGGAGCAAAGGTAATAGCGGCAGATATGGGAGACTTAACTTATGCAGCAGAAAATGTTGAGGGATACAAACTTAATGTGACTGATCCAAAAGGTTGTGAGACATTATTTAATTTTGTATTGGAAAAATATGGAAAGATAGATGTTTTAGTAAATAATGCAGGGATAACTAGAGATGCACTTACTCATAAGATTACGGATGACATGTGGAATATGGTAATAGATGTTAATTTAAAAGGGGTATTTAATTTAACTAAATTTGTAGGACCTCACATGATGACTACAGGATCAGGATCTATAATCAATATTTCATCGGTAGTAGGAGAGTTTGGAAATGTAGGTCAGGCTAACTATGCAGCTACTAAGGCAGGAGTTATTGGTCTGACTAAAACATGGGCAAAAGAATTTGCTAGAAAAGGTGCAGCAGTAAGGGTAAATGCAATAGCTCCAGGCTATGTAATGACAGATATATTAAAGACTGTTCCTCAAGACTTATTGGATAAATTTGCTAAAAAAACAATGTTAGGTAGATTAGGTCAACCAGAAGAAGTAGCAAAGGTAGCATTATTTTTAGCAAGTGATGATGCCAGTTATGTAACTGGTCATACTCTCAGCACAAATGGTGGAATGAGATTATAG